The window TGCCGTCGCGCCGCAGGTCGGAGTTCTTCTTCACGGCGGCGCGGGTCGCCTCGTCGATGACCTCGCCGAGCCGCTCGGTGAGGGTGGCCTGGTCGGGCTCGTCGAAGCGGATGCGCAGGAACTCCTGCCCGGACCACTCGCCGAGCCCTTCCGGGAGGCGGGACAGGCGCTGGGCCGACCTGAGCGTGGCGAGCGCCGACTCGACCAGTCCGCGCAGCCGGTCCACGATCGAGTCCCGGTTGCGTTCCAGCTGGGCCAGCTCGTCGGTGAGCACACGGAGGCGGGGCGCGAAGGCCTCGGCCCACTTCTGGGCGTGCTCGGGCAGGGCGGAGGCGGGCAGTTCGCGGATCTGCTGCCGGGCGGGGGTGCGCACCTGCTCGTAGCGGGTGGAGTTGGCGTGCCGGACCAGGACGTCGCCGGCCTCGCGGACGGCGGACTCCGCGGCGGACAGGTCGGCGGCGCAGCCGCGCAGTGACCTGCGGGCCTCGGCGGCCGCCTGCCGGGCTCCCTCCGGGCTGCCCGGGTACGGCTCGGGTTCCTCCTGCTCCTCGTCCCCCGTCGGCTCGCGCAGCAGGTCGCGCAGCATGGCGGCGATCTCGTCGAAGCCTCCGGCCGCGTCCTCGGCGGCGCGGTGGGCCTCCAGCAGTCCGGCGTGCGCCTCGCGGGCCTGGTCCAGTGCCTCGGTGCGGGAGGCGAGCTCGGCGGTGGCGGTGCGCAGCAGTGCCTGTGCGTGCTCGGCGTCGCGCGGGAGCAGTTCGTCGGGGAGTCCGGTGTGCGCCTCGCCGTCCTCGGGCGCGTGCCGCTCGGCCTCGCCGCGCAGCCGGCCGAGCTGTTCGCTCGCGGAGGACATCCGGGTCTCCAGGAGCTGCACCAGCTCCTCGGCGCGGGCGGCGGCGGCCTGCCGGGACGGCCCGTCGGAGCCCTCGAAGGACTCAAGGAGTTGTGCCGCGCGGGTGCGGACCTTGTTGCTGAGCCGGTCGAGTTCGGCGCGGGCGGCGCTCTCGTCGCTCTCCGCCCGGGCCTGCTCGGCCCGCAGGTCCGCGCCCACCCCGACCTTCTCGTACACCTGGGAGGCGGCTCGATAGGCCTCGCGCAGGGCGGGCAGGGACACCTTCGGCGCGTCCGCGTCGCTCTCCGGGACGTCGTCGGGGGCACCGGCGATCTCGGAGCGCTCGGCGCGCAGCGCCCGTGCGGTGCGGCGGGTGTCGTCGGCGGCGCGCTGAGCGGCGCGCCGGTCCTCGTCGGCGGCGCGGGCGCGTTCCAGGCATGCCTGGGCGCGGGCCTCGGACTCGGCGACCTCGTCGGCGAGTTCACGCAGCCGGGCCTGCCAGCCGGCCCGCTCACGCAGCCGGAACGCGAGTCCGGCGAGGGCGTCGGCTGCGCGCCGTGCCTTCTGGGCGGCCTCCTGCCGTTCGTCGCGCTCCTGGGCGACCTCGGCGGCGGCCTCGTCGGCCTCCGCGCGCAGGCTCCGTGCCTCGGCCAGCTCGGCCTCGGCCTCCTCGGCGAACACACGCGTGTCCTGGGCGGACTGCGCCAGCTCCAGCAGCCGGCCGGCGGGGCAGCCGGTGCGCCAGGAGGCGAGCCGCGCCGCCAGCTCCCTGTCCTTGCCGAGCCGGGCGGCGAGCCGGCGGATCTCCTCGTCCCGCTCGGTGGCCCGTACGCGCAGCGCCTGCCGTTCCTCGTCGGCCGCGAACTCGTCGTGCATGGCCGGGTTCGGCGGGACGAGGAAGACGTCGCCCTCGGGCGCGCCGTCGGCCGGGGTCGGGGCGAGCAGCGCGGCGGCGGTGCCGACGGCCACGGTGGAGCGGGGCAGCAGGGCCGCGTCCGAGAGGGCCGCGCGGGCACGCGCGTGCGTGTCCGGGTCGGTGATGATCACGCCGTCGACCAGCTCGGGCCGGGCGGCCAGTACGCGCGCGTGGTCGGCGGGGTCGACGGACTGGGCGAGGTAGCGCCAGCCGGGCAGCGCGGGGATGCCGTGCTCGCCGAGGAACTCCACGGTGGCCAGGACGTCCGGGCCGGGCGGCAGCAGCCCGCCGTCGCCGAGCGCGCCGAGGATCCGGGAGTCGTCGGCGGCGGCGGTCCGCAGTTCGAACAGGTGCCGCTCGGCGGAGGAGACGGTGCCGTCGAGCAGTTCGCGCAGCTCGTCGGCGAAGCGGTCCAGGTCCTCGGGGGTGAGCGTGCCCTCGGCCCCGGCCGGGTCCGTCACCTCGGCCCCCTGTCCCGCGGGGCCGTCCTGCGCCTCCGCGGTGCGGTGGGCCGCCTCGGCGCCCGAGGCGGCGGCGCCCGTGGTGTCCGGTCCGGTACGGGGCGCCGGTACCGCTGCCCGCGCGGTCGCGCTCGGCAGGCTCAGCAGTTCCGCGAGCCGCCCCTCGGCCGCCAGCGCCTCGGCGATACGGCGTTCGGTCTCGTGAGCGCGCTGGGCCGCCGTCGCCGCGTCGGCCGCGCGGGCCGCGGTGAGCTCCGCGCGGGACTCGGCCGAAGCGGCCTCCCGCGCGTGTTCCGTGGTCTTCCGGGCGGCCTCACGGGCCTGGTCCCAGGCGGCGACGGCGGTCTTCTCCGCGTCGCTGGCGGCCAGGGCCGCACGGGCCGGGTCGGCGTCGGGGGCGCTGTCGTCCAGCCAGCCCGCGCGGACGGCCTCGGCGGTCTCCTGCTCGACCTCGGCGAGGCGCTGGCGCAGATGCCCGGCCTCGCTGCGGGCGCGCTGCGCCTCGGTCGCGGCGGCGGTCTGGTCCCGGTACGCGGACTCGCTGACGTCCTGGAGCTGTGCGGACCGCTCCTCCCCCTCGTTGGCGAGGGTCTCGGCGCTCTCGGCGGCGGCGTGCAGGGCCCGTACGAGGTCGGTGGCGGCCTTGGCGCGCGCGGCCAGGGCCGGGGCCGCGTCCCGCTCGGCCTCCTGGATCGCGGCGGAGACACGGGCCACGCGGTCGGCGGCGGCGCGGTGGCGCAGCACGGCCTCGGCGGCCTGCCACGCCGAGTACAGGGTGCGCGCGTCGGCGAGTTCCCGCTTCTGCGCGGCCGCGGACTTCTCGGCGGCGGCGAGGGCCAGCGACGCGTGCCGGTAGGCGAGTTCGGCGGCGATCAGGGAGCTGCGCTCGCGGCCTCCCTCGGAGTGGGTGACGGCGTAGGCGGCGGCGGTGACGCGCTGGGCGAGGTCGGCGGCCCGGATCCGCTCCCGCACCGCCCGGGCGGACAGCCGCCGTGCCAGCGTGCGGGTGCGCCGCTCGGCCGTGGTGTGGATGTCACGCGCGCGCGCACGGGCCTCGGCGGCCTCCACGATCCGGCCGAGCAGGTCGACCGAGCCGGCGGTGAAGTCCCGTTCGGCGATCAGTTCGGCACGCCGGCCCAGCTTGTTGCCGAACCCGCTGACCAGGTCGGCGAGCCCGTCGGTGTCGCGGGTGTCGGTGACCGCGCGCAGCAGCAGGTCGGTGAAGTCGGAGTCCTTCTTCACCGCGAACAGGCCGGCCGCCTCGCCCTCGTCGGCGTTCATCTCCCGCTGGTAGCGGAAGAGTTCGGGGTCGAGGCCGAGGTCGCCCAGGTGTTCGGTCCAGCGCTCGTGGATCTCCTCGAAGTGGACCTCCAGGTGCGGGTACGTCTTCCCCGCCTCGGTGATGGCGTCCCGGAAGCCCTTCATGGTGCGGCGGCGGCCCCGCGCGCCCGACTGGCCGTCGGCGAACGGACGTACGGATGTGGCCTCGGCGACCGGGAGGTTGTCCAGAGTGAGGCCGGGCCCGGGCCGGAAGGAGTACCAGGCTTCGGCGAACTTCCGCGGGTCGTTGGAGACTTGGCGCCCGCGCCACTCGCTGGCCTTGCCGACGACGACGCACTCGCCGGTCTGCACGTGCTGCCACTCAAGGGCCACGTGCCCGCAGTCGTCGGCGAGCAGGAACTTGCGCAGCACGCCGGAACTGGCGCCGCCGAGGGTGTTGCGGTGGCCGGGCAGCATCACCGAGAAGATCAGCTTGAGCAGCACGGACTTGCCGCCGCCGTTCTCCAGGAAGAGCACACCGGCGGGGGCGGGCCGGCGGGGCGGGCCGACCGGCTCCTCCGCGAAGAACTCCGCCTGGATGGGCGCGGGGTCGGGCACCGGCCCGCCCACGCCCCGCAGGTCAAGCACGGTGTCGGCGTAGCGCGCACCGGCGGGCCCGATGGAGTAGAGGCGGACCCGGGACAGCTCGTACATGGCGGACTCTCGTCAGTCTTCTTGCAGTGGGGGGGTGGCGGGCTTCGTGCGGACGGGGGTGGCGGGAGGCGGCGGGGCCTCGGACCTCAGGAGTGGAACGGCAGCCCCGCGTCGGCCACCAGGTCCAGGTCGTCGGTGTCCTCGGCGGGCAGCAGGCTCGGGGTGCCGCCGGTGACCGGGACGATGCCCAGTTCGAGGAGTTCGGCCAGGGCGGCGCTGCCCGCCATGTCGCGCACCTGGAGCTGGTAGCGGGCCGTCGTGCGGTACGTGCCGCCGCTCTCGTCGCCGGTGCGCTGGAGGAACCCGGAGTCGGTCAGGAACGCCAGGGCCTTGGCCACGATGCCCGTGGTCGAGGCGGCCGGGCGGCGCGCGTCCTTGGTGGCGCCGGTCGCGCTGCGTCTGGCCCAGATCCGCCAGGCGGCCTCGAGGCCGGGCGCGTCGGTGGCCGGGTCGGTGTTCTCGCCCTGCCGCTCGGCGCGTTCCTCCAGGCGGCGGCAGGCCTGGCGGACGAAGGCGTCGACGCCGTTGACGGTGACGCGCCCGATGTAGCCGTCGTCGGCGAGGTCCTCGGGGCGCGGGAACGCCAGGGCGGCGACCGCGAGGTGGGCCAGTCCGTGCAGGAAGCGGTCGCCGGAGTCGGCGGCCGTGCGGCGCGCGTAGTCGCTCATGCGGACGGCGAACACCGAGTCCTCGGCGGCGGTGACCGCCATCCCCGCGCGCGGGGACACTTCAAGGACGACCAGCCCGAGTCCGGCGGCCACGGCGTCCGCGAGCCGTGCGAACGCCGGGTCCTCGCGGTGGCGGCGCAGCAGATCCGCGTACTCCTGGTCGCGGGCGGGCTGCAGCTTGGGCTGGAGCCCGAAGGCGACGAGCCGGGCCGCGTCGGCGGCGTCGGCGGGTGTGACGGCGACCGCCGTGGGCGCGTCTGCGGCTTCCGGCTCACTCCGGTCGACGTGCTCGGTCACGGTTGGGGCTCCTTGCTGGGGTGTCGCTCGTGCGTACGGTTGCCGGCGGGGCTCACGCCGCCTCCGTCCGGTCGGCCGCCATGCCCACCGCGTCCAGCAGTGCCGTGCCGACGATGAGGTCGGCGCCGCCGAACTCCTGATCGTCCAGTTCGGTCCCGTCGTCCACGGCGAACAGCAGCTTCTCCTCGCCCTGCCGGTAGGCGGTGCCGACCGGGGGGCTGGCCGCGTGGACGGCCAGCAGGGCGACCAGGTACGGCAGGTCGGGGTCCTTGTCGCGGGCCTCGGCGAGCAGGCCCGACAGCCGCCGGGGGGCGTCGGCCGGCAGGTCGAGGAGTTCCCTGGCGGCCGCGAGCTGCTCCTCGCTGAACCGGCTGTCGTCCGGGGTGGCGATCAGGTCGGGTTCGGGCATCTCGGCGCCCAGGTGCTCCCGCTCGACGGGCGGCGTCAGCAGGATGTCCACAAGGTCGGCGACGCGGACGGACACCGGAGTGCGCAGCCCGGTCCCGCGCGCGAAGAAGGCGTCCGTGACCCGGATCGCCTGCTCCAGCGGCAGCGGGAGGGTGGGCGCGAGCAGATGGCCGTAGAGGTCGGTACCCGAGGTTGTCAGCGGGGTGGCGAAGGCCTGCCGGTCCTGCTCGGCGCGGAACAGGGGGCCGGCGTCGAGGAGCCGGGACTGCAGCTGGGTGTGTCTGCGGATGCAGTCCTTGACGATGTCGACCAGTTCGGCGGCGCGGCGCTTGTGCTCGGGTTCCTCCGACTCGTCGCGCGCCTTGCGGATGTTGGTCAGGATCGCGTTCTCGTGGCGGTAGCGGTCGGCGACGTGGTCCAGGGCCTCGGCGATCATGTCGGGGACCGCGCCGAGCCAGTCCACCGCGCGGACGTTGCGCCGGGTCGCCTCGAGGGCCCTGCGCAGGGTCTCCGCGTACTGCACGGTCCGGTAGCGGGCCTGTTCGGCGGCGAGCTGTGCGTCCGCGAGGCGGCCGCGGCTGATCAGCACCTCCAGCTTGACCTCGGCGGCGATCTGGGCGCTGGTGACGTCCGTGTCGAGGGCGCCGACGAGGACGTTGACCGCTTCGTCCGTCGTGCGCAGGTAGACGGTGCCGCCGGGGCCGGGGACCTCCTCGACCAGCTTGAAGTCGTAGTCGCGGCGCACATACGTGCCGTCCGGGCCGAAGGTGCCGTACACCGCGCGGAAGCCGCGGTCGACGCTGCCGACGTTGATCAGGTTCTCCAGGACCCAGCGGGCCACCCGCTCGTGCTCGCCTGCCGGGCGCCGCGGGGCCTGTGCGGCGACGCGCGGGACGAGCCGGGCCACGACCTGGTCGTGGTCGGCGCCGGTGTCGAAGTCCATGTTGAGGGTGACGAGGTCGATGGCGGCGAGCGCGACCTCCGCCATGCCGTACACCGAGTACTCGCCGGCGAGATTGGCCTTGCGGGCGTCCAGGTCGTGCAGCGGCGCGGTGCAGGCGAGCGCGCGCAGCCGCCGCGCCAGCCCCTCGTCGGCGGCCGGCCCCAGGGCGGGGCGCGGCCCCGCGCTGAGCTGGGGCGGAACGCTGTCCGTCGATGCAGGCGAAGTCACGGTGCACAGATTAGGTCCTTGGTCCGACAAGGATCCAAACGGCGCGGACGAGGCCGGCGCCGTGCGTCTTCGCGCCCGCTCTCGGGCGGGCCCGGAGGACCGGCCCGGTCGCGGCTGGGGCACGGCCCGTCGGCTGCCGTCGGCCGCGTCGGGTCACCCGCGACGAGGCGGGCGAGGGCGGCGCGGCGTCCACCGGAACACCGGCTCGTCCGCGCGGGGTCGAGGCATGAGCCGTGACGCACGACACCCGGCCCGGCCCGCGCGTGTGCCCCGGCACGACTCCCGGTCCGGCTCAAGCGGGTTCAGGCTCGGGCCGCTCCGGTACCGCCAGCGCCGCCAGCGCCGCCGACACCGATGCCGACGACCGCAGGTCGAGGCGGGTGCTGGTGCCGCGGGCCCGGTGGCGGAGTTCGTCGGCGGCCAGGGTGAGGAGCTGGGGCAGCAGGTCGGTGCAGCGGCGGGCCACCCAGCCGGTGCCCGCCGTGGCCAGCCACCACAGGCTCGCCGACCTGGTGGGCGCGGGGCACTCCGGCTCGGGCGAGGGGGCGGGGCCGTTCGCCATGCCCGTCTCCGCGAGCAACGCGTGGAAGCGGACGGCGAGTTGGCGGTGCCCGCGCTCCCCCGGGTGCAGCCGGTCCGCGCTCCACATCGCACGGTCGGTCAGCCACCGGCCCGCGTCGGCGTGCAGGTGCACGGCCCCGTACCGCTCCGACAGGGCGTGCACCACCGTGTTGACCGCACGCTGCCGCCGGGCCAGCGGGCGGGCCAGCGCGCCGGGCAGGCCGAGCATCGCGCCGGGGTCGGGCAGACAGGCCGTCAGCAGGACCGCGCCCCGGCGCGTGAAGGCCGCGTAGACCTGGTCGAGGCGGGCGGCCACGGCGTGGATGTCGAAGGTGCGGCGCAGTGTGTCGTTGACGCCGACGACGACCGACACGACGTCCGGGCGCAGGTCGAGCCCGGCCGGGGTCTGCCGCTCCAGCACGTCACGGGTCTGCGCCCCGCTGACCGCGAGGTTGGTGAACTCCACGGCCGCGGACCGCTCGGCGAGGCCGCCGGCGAGCAGGGCCGCCCAGCCGCGCCATCCGTCGCCCGTGGGATCGCCGACGCCCTCGGTGAGCGAGTCGCCGAGGGCGACGAAGCGCACCGGTCTCATGCCACGCCCTCCGACTGCGGGCGCCGTGCGGGTGCCGGGACGTCGTGCGCGGCGAGGAACGCATCCACGGAGGCCGTCCACCCGAAGCACTCCGCACGCGCGCGTGCGGCCTCGCGCCGCTCCCGCTCCGGGCGCGCCAGCAGGCCCTCCACGGCGTCGGCGAAGGCCTCGCCGTGGTCGGCCGCGCTGTCGCCGGCCGAGCCGATCACCTCGGGCAGCGCGGAGGACGCGCTGGCCACCACGGGGGTGCCGCAGGCCATCGCCTCCAGCGCGGCGAGCCCGAAGGTCTCGGCCGGCCCGGGTGCCAGGCAGACGTCGGCGCAGGCCTGGAGCGCTGCGAGCCCGCCGCGGTCGCGGACGTGCCCGAGGAACGTGACCGGCAGCGCCCGCTCGCGGGCCCGCTGCTCCAGGCGCGCCCGCAGCGGACCGTCACCGGCCACCACCAGTACCGCCCGCCGTCCGCGCCGCAGGAGCACCTCCAGCGCGTCCAGGGCGTTGCCGGGCCGCTTCTCCACGGACAGCCGGGAGCACATCACCAGCAGCGTCTCGTCGTCGCGCGCGTGCCGGGCGCGCTGTGCCGCGTCCCGCAGTGCGGGGTGCCGCTCCACCAGGTCGACGCCCAGGGGCGCGCGTACGACGTTGCGCGCGCCGACGCGCACGAACTCGCGCTCGGCGAACTCGGTGGTGCACACCACGCGCGCGTAGGTGTGCGCGGTACGGAGGTTGAGGGCGTCGGCGGCCCGCAGGGACAGGGCCTGCGGCACGCCCCAGGTGCGCAGCACACCGTCGGCGGTCTCGTGGGAGACCATCACGGCCGGGACCCGGGCGCGCCTGGCCCACTGGCCGGTCCACCGCAGCGTCGTGCGGTCGGACACCTCGAGGCGGTCCGGTGCGAGCTCCTCCAGGAGGGAGGCGACCAGCCGCCTGTTTGTGAG of the Streptomyces sp. NBC_01788 genome contains:
- a CDS encoding SGNH/GDSL hydrolase family protein, which produces MRPVRFVALGDSLTEGVGDPTGDGWRGWAALLAGGLAERSAAVEFTNLAVSGAQTRDVLERQTPAGLDLRPDVVSVVVGVNDTLRRTFDIHAVAARLDQVYAAFTRRGAVLLTACLPDPGAMLGLPGALARPLARRQRAVNTVVHALSERYGAVHLHADAGRWLTDRAMWSADRLHPGERGHRQLAVRFHALLAETGMANGPAPSPEPECPAPTRSASLWWLATAGTGWVARRCTDLLPQLLTLAADELRHRARGTSTRLDLRSSASVSAALAALAVPERPEPEPA
- a CDS encoding glycosyltransferase, encoding MSTAPLTLVRLANFVAPASGGLRTALRELGKGYKAAGHEPVLIVPGDRHTDQETEQGRVITLPGPLLPGTGGYRVLTNRRLVASLLEELAPDRLEVSDRTTLRWTGQWARRARVPAVMVSHETADGVLRTWGVPQALSLRAADALNLRTAHTYARVVCTTEFAEREFVRVGARNVVRAPLGVDLVERHPALRDAAQRARHARDDETLLVMCSRLSVEKRPGNALDALEVLLRRGRRAVLVVAGDGPLRARLEQRARERALPVTFLGHVRDRGGLAALQACADVCLAPGPAETFGLAALEAMACGTPVVASASSALPEVIGSAGDSAADHGEAFADAVEGLLARPERERREAARARAECFGWTASVDAFLAAHDVPAPARRPQSEGVA